The following proteins are co-located in the Methanobrevibacter olleyae genome:
- a CDS encoding DEAD/DEAH box helicase → MVTYIEHPLIRPNSAEARIYQQVLAADVLKNGNTMIVAPTALGKTIIAMLVAADRLQKFNRSKILVLAPSKPLTIQHEENFKDFLNVHCTSITGAVKTSEREKRWNESQVICATPQTVESDLLNERYSLDDVSLVVFDECHHAVGSYSYVYLASRYIKECQNHLILGLTASPGHDKNKIKEVCENLFIQDITIKTEEDPDVKPYFNPINIDWVKVEMGPQLEKIRDLANKALKVRLKGLKTLGVINTVAVNKRDILKARSKVQRRIGQSVNPPKECFQAMSILSAVINLQHALNLLETQGVAPFNDYVVRLRKKTTRAAKNILADPNFSKAVYYAKEAEEYGLEHPKMKKLIELLKLELGLDGQTRLKSLRDEGKNKDSPKIIVFTQFRDTLDMIHERCEKEGIKSVRFYGQGTSDGKKGLTQKEQKNIIKSFKTGNYDVLISTSVAEEGIDIPAVDLVILYEPVPSEIRMIQRRGRTGRKSSGRMKVLITKNTIDEGYYWTSVRRESRMKTQLATQEAIEELKLNAVEKIEAERSVRVLGKKEKSIVEEPVNSDIEEELDEETKDEDLEEIDLENENEERLAEFKEKKGKEEQALEDKEEQALEDAIYEELAKNPQNQELVVYVDSREGNSKVIRALDTIGVKVKINTMSVADYQVSEEVAIERKTAKDFVDSIVDKRLFKQARMMMEEFKKPIIILEGDDFYSGFINPNAIRGAMTSIVLDYGISIIPTRTAEDTAAMIKRIAVREQKGEKRSIQIRTEKKPQNLWEQQLFIIESLPNIGPVNAKNLLEHFGSVKAVLEADEKQLQEVNGIGKKTAKNIREVIEGKYLYFKKDKNQKKLK, encoded by the coding sequence ATGGTTACTTATATTGAACATCCTTTAATTAGGCCTAATTCAGCAGAGGCTAGAATTTATCAGCAAGTTTTAGCAGCGGATGTATTAAAAAATGGGAATACTATGATTGTAGCTCCAACAGCATTAGGTAAGACAATCATAGCAATGCTCGTAGCTGCAGATAGGCTTCAAAAATTTAACAGATCGAAAATTCTTGTTTTAGCTCCAAGTAAGCCATTAACCATACAGCATGAAGAAAATTTTAAAGACTTTTTAAATGTTCACTGTACTTCTATTACAGGAGCTGTAAAGACCTCTGAAAGAGAAAAACGTTGGAATGAGTCACAGGTTATTTGTGCAACTCCACAAACTGTAGAATCTGATTTATTAAATGAAAGGTACAGTTTAGATGATGTATCTTTAGTTGTTTTTGATGAATGCCACCATGCTGTAGGATCATATTCTTATGTTTATCTTGCATCAAGGTATATTAAAGAATGTCAAAATCATCTTATTTTAGGACTTACTGCATCTCCAGGACATGATAAAAATAAGATTAAAGAAGTTTGTGAAAATTTATTCATCCAAGATATTACGATTAAAACTGAAGAAGACCCGGATGTAAAACCTTATTTCAATCCAATTAATATTGATTGGGTTAAGGTAGAAATGGGGCCACAACTTGAAAAAATTAGAGATTTAGCAAATAAAGCTTTAAAAGTCCGTCTAAAAGGCCTGAAAACTTTAGGGGTTATTAATACAGTAGCTGTAAATAAAAGGGATATATTAAAAGCAAGGTCTAAGGTTCAAAGAAGAATAGGGCAATCTGTAAATCCACCTAAAGAATGTTTCCAAGCAATGTCAATATTATCTGCTGTAATTAATCTTCAGCATGCTTTAAATTTATTAGAAACTCAGGGTGTTGCTCCATTTAATGATTATGTAGTACGCTTAAGAAAGAAAACTACAAGGGCTGCCAAAAATATCTTAGCTGATCCTAATTTTTCAAAAGCAGTTTATTATGCAAAAGAAGCAGAGGAATATGGTTTAGAACACCCTAAAATGAAAAAACTTATAGAACTTCTTAAATTAGAATTGGGCTTAGATGGTCAAACAAGATTAAAATCTCTAAGAGATGAAGGAAAAAATAAAGACAGTCCTAAAATTATAGTGTTTACACAATTTAGAGACACTCTAGACATGATTCATGAGAGATGTGAAAAAGAAGGTATTAAAAGTGTAAGATTTTATGGTCAAGGAACAAGTGATGGAAAGAAAGGATTAACTCAAAAAGAGCAAAAGAATATTATTAAATCATTTAAAACAGGAAATTATGATGTTTTAATATCTACAAGTGTTGCAGAGGAAGGTATAGATATACCTGCAGTTGATTTAGTTATTTTATATGAACCAGTTCCCTCTGAAATTCGTATGATTCAAAGGAGAGGTAGAACTGGACGTAAATCCTCTGGTAGAATGAAAGTATTAATAACTAAAAATACAATTGATGAAGGTTATTATTGGACTAGTGTTCGTAGAGAGTCTAGGATGAAAACACAACTTGCAACCCAAGAAGCAATTGAAGAGTTAAAACTTAATGCTGTTGAAAAGATTGAGGCTGAACGTTCTGTTAGAGTTTTAGGCAAAAAAGAAAAATCAATTGTAGAGGAACCAGTTAATTCTGATATAGAAGAGGAATTAGATGAAGAAACTAAAGATGAAGATCTTGAAGAAATTGATTTGGAAAATGAGAATGAAGAAAGACTAGCAGAATTTAAAGAAAAAAAGGGTAAAGAAGAACAAGCTTTAGAAGATAAAGAAGAACAAGCTTTAGAAGATGCTATCTATGAAGAACTTGCTAAAAATCCTCAAAATCAAGAATTAGTTGTTTATGTTGATTCAAGAGAAGGGAATTCTAAAGTTATACGTGCATTAGACACTATTGGGGTTAAAGTGAAGATTAATACTATGTCTGTTGCAGATTATCAAGTAAGTGAAGAAGTTGCTATAGAAAGAAAAACTGCTAAAGATTTTGTAGACTCTATTGTAGATAAAAGATTATTTAAACAAGCAAGAATGATGATGGAAGAGTTTAAAAAACCAATTATAATTCTTGAAGGGGATGATTTTTATTCTGGATTTATCAATCCTAATGCAATTAGAGGAGCTATGACATCAATTGTACTTGATTATGGTATAAGTATTATTCCTACAAGAACTGCTGAAGATACTGCTGCAATGATTAAGAGAATTGCAGTTAGGGAACAAAAAGGAGAAAAACGTAGCATTCAAATTAGAACAGAGAAAAAACCTCAAAATCTTTGGGAACAACAGTTATTTATCATTGAATCATTACCTAATATTGGTCCTGTTAATGCAAAGAACTTATTAGAACACTTTGGTTCTGTAAAAGCAGTTTTAGAGGCAGATGAAAAACAATTACAAGAAGTGAATGGAATTGGTAAAAAAACAGCTAAGAATATTAGAGAAGTTATAGAAGGAAAATATCTCTATTTCAAAAAAGATAAAAATCAAAAGAAGCTTAAATAA
- a CDS encoding Mur ligase family protein, which yields MNSLELSSMSDEELDSLDLDNKTFGVIGVCGVVGNLVARILMDRGFTVVGTDISSKEDCRFYSSFEDYDIEIFFGGHPEEFFKKIDFIVPPPSMSENAKVLDLALKKGIKIIELGDIFKLFKPEKPVICISGTNGKTTTTTLLKHIAYSAGIKPCEHNLKGMQGNNEFIPSLQTRLNGDLAILETGTDGTSGGLKSIIDLTHANFGILTNITVDHLQNPHENDEEDFITRSFLEYAKVKGELLKGIGENNGTLIYNSDDPTIVGLFKEIDFKGNAISFGIEDELSRVGTKPCWCGRDIEINELISGCGSFECECGIKYEKPMYLAKNISIKDRTFTLESPEGESEFTISLDGLHNVYNAVGSIIAARRFLKLSDEEIQKGLLSFKGAVGRMDIVAEVDGKPIMVDYAHNPAGVETILKEIRKIYGDTTVVITITSESGHEGDIGILEKALDNVKYIVPASHDSRLVADELLKSAKEASADFDYETLKNTFVFTDISLKQASNFTLGANTEQVIEGVKAALKTDSNIIIILGEAGFKFRSAIINYCREL from the coding sequence TTGAATAGTTTAGAGCTCTCTTCTATGTCTGATGAAGAATTAGATTCATTAGATTTAGATAATAAAACCTTTGGTGTAATTGGTGTTTGTGGAGTTGTAGGAAACTTAGTTGCAAGAATTCTTATGGATAGAGGATTTACTGTTGTTGGAACCGATATCTCTTCAAAAGAAGATTGTAGGTTCTATTCCTCATTTGAAGACTATGACATTGAAATATTCTTTGGGGGACATCCTGAAGAATTCTTTAAAAAAATAGATTTTATTGTTCCTCCTCCAAGTATGTCTGAAAATGCTAAAGTTTTAGATTTAGCTTTAAAAAAAGGAATAAAAATCATTGAACTTGGAGATATTTTTAAACTGTTTAAGCCAGAAAAACCTGTAATTTGTATTAGTGGAACTAATGGCAAAACCACCACCACTACTCTTTTAAAGCATATTGCTTACTCTGCAGGTATTAAACCTTGTGAACATAATTTAAAAGGCATGCAAGGTAATAATGAATTTATCCCCTCACTTCAAACTAGATTAAATGGTGATTTGGCTATTTTAGAAACTGGTACTGATGGTACTTCTGGTGGTTTAAAATCTATTATAGATTTAACTCATGCTAATTTCGGTATTTTAACAAATATTACTGTTGACCACCTACAAAATCCTCATGAAAATGATGAGGAAGACTTTATTACAAGAAGCTTTTTAGAGTATGCTAAAGTTAAAGGAGAACTTTTAAAGGGCATTGGAGAAAATAATGGCACTTTAATTTATAACAGCGATGATCCAACCATTGTAGGTCTTTTTAAAGAGATAGATTTTAAAGGAAATGCAATAAGCTTTGGTATTGAAGATGAGCTTTCTAGAGTAGGCACTAAACCCTGTTGGTGTGGTAGAGATATTGAAATAAATGAGCTTATTTCAGGTTGTGGAAGCTTTGAGTGTGAATGTGGTATTAAGTATGAAAAACCAATGTATTTAGCTAAAAACATTTCAATTAAAGACAGAACTTTTACCCTTGAATCACCTGAAGGGGAAAGTGAATTTACTATATCTCTTGATGGCTTGCACAATGTTTATAATGCAGTTGGATCTATTATTGCAGCACGCCGATTCTTGAAACTCTCTGATGAAGAAATACAAAAAGGACTTTTAAGTTTTAAAGGTGCTGTAGGAAGAATGGATATTGTAGCTGAAGTAGATGGTAAACCTATTATGGTTGATTATGCTCATAATCCTGCAGGTGTAGAGACTATTTTAAAAGAAATAAGAAAAATTTATGGGGATACAACTGTTGTTATTACAATTACTTCTGAGTCTGGTCATGAAGGAGATATTGGAATTTTAGAAAAAGCATTAGATAATGTTAAATATATTGTTCCAGCTTCTCATGATTCTAGATTAGTTGCAGATGAATTGTTAAAATCTGCCAAAGAAGCTAGTGCTGATTTTGACTATGAAACTTTAAAAAACACGTTTGTTTTTACAGATATAAGTCTTAAACAAGCTTCTAATTTTACTTTAGGTGCAAATACAGAACAAGTGATTGAAGGTGTGAAAGCTGCTTTAAAAACTGATTCTAATATTATTATAATACTTGGTGAGGCTGGATTTAAGTTTAGATCAGCAATCATTAATTACTGTAGAGAGCTTTAG
- a CDS encoding Mur ligase family protein, whose translation MNVIVVGAGNAGRPVARLLNYAGHMVKITDPKNIEDFHMDVQKTLRLMESEGVELDLGVFEPSLDGIDTVYLSPTVPENAPAYKIIKEANLNVFTNDDFGRLADSFIDIDIIGITGSVGKTSTTHMVTEIFRTAGYQVWICSSMTQNLVSEVIVDGIIKGIPKKSDIAVLELPHGTAGLMAELKLKVGALLNIYEEHLSEFGGSMERYTQRKMFIAKNSENFITSIHCKDTVKEARPDAIFYAMVKDLPRYEPSKKSEYFDKVANFEEIAIGEGQVCNFIGDSAKGAIDIAYKFRNRSDELKKGSFQSEFHMMSYYYENAVAATAITMAYGLNVEIIKEGLANFKGLSVHMEYIGDYNGREVYIDASYLIEGITAALDFLGDRSLVLLLDNFDTSTYRDKKETGKLMGQYADVMVATGFNEVYQRVDIEPAQELLDAAVDSKAVKVIAGTMEEGAELAIKHSKPGDTILHLGPQLMQDPEGIMEKIVTGLEEGCKKYE comes from the coding sequence ATGAATGTTATTGTTGTAGGAGCAGGAAATGCAGGTCGTCCTGTTGCAAGATTATTGAACTATGCTGGGCACATGGTAAAGATAACTGATCCAAAGAATATTGAAGACTTCCACATGGATGTTCAAAAAACTTTAAGACTTATGGAAAGTGAAGGAGTGGAATTAGATTTAGGAGTATTTGAACCAAGTCTTGATGGAATTGATACAGTTTACTTATCTCCAACTGTACCTGAAAATGCTCCAGCCTATAAAATAATTAAGGAAGCTAATTTAAATGTGTTCACAAATGATGATTTTGGAAGATTAGCAGATAGTTTTATTGATATTGATATTATTGGAATCACTGGTAGTGTAGGTAAAACTAGTACCACTCATATGGTTACTGAAATCTTTAGAACAGCTGGCTATCAAGTTTGGATTTGTTCTTCTATGACTCAAAACCTTGTTAGTGAAGTTATTGTTGACGGAATTATTAAAGGAATTCCAAAAAAATCAGATATAGCTGTTTTAGAACTTCCTCATGGTACTGCAGGTTTAATGGCTGAGCTTAAGCTTAAAGTTGGTGCTCTTTTAAATATTTATGAAGAACACTTGTCTGAGTTTGGAGGTTCAATGGAAAGATACACCCAAAGAAAAATGTTCATTGCTAAAAATAGCGAAAACTTTATTACAAGCATTCATTGTAAAGATACTGTAAAAGAAGCAAGACCTGATGCAATCTTTTATGCAATGGTTAAAGATTTACCAAGATATGAACCATCTAAAAAATCTGAATACTTTGATAAAGTAGCAAACTTTGAAGAAATTGCTATCGGTGAAGGTCAAGTATGTAATTTTATTGGTGATAGTGCTAAAGGGGCTATTGATATTGCTTATAAATTTAGAAATAGATCAGATGAACTTAAAAAAGGTAGTTTCCAATCTGAGTTCCATATGATGAGTTATTATTATGAAAATGCCGTTGCTGCAACAGCTATTACAATGGCATATGGCTTAAATGTAGAGATTATTAAAGAAGGGCTTGCTAACTTTAAAGGACTTTCTGTACATATGGAATATATTGGAGATTATAATGGAAGAGAAGTTTATATTGACGCTTCATACTTAATTGAAGGTATTACAGCGGCACTGGATTTCTTAGGTGATAGAAGTCTTGTATTATTACTGGATAACTTTGATACTTCTACATATAGGGATAAAAAAGAAACTGGTAAGTTGATGGGTCAATATGCTGATGTTATGGTAGCAACTGGTTTTAATGAAGTTTATCAAAGAGTGGATATTGAACCTGCTCAAGAATTACTTGATGCTGCAGTAGATTCAAAGGCAGTTAAAGTAATTGCAGGAACTATGGAAGAAGGTGCAGAACTTGCAATTAAACATTCTAAACCTGGAGATACCATTCTTCACTTAGGGCCACAACTCATGCAAGATCCAGAAGGAATCATGGAAAAAATAGTTACAGGTTTAGAAGAAGGCTGTAAAAAGTACGAATAG
- a CDS encoding aconitase X: MFLTKEEEKMANGEYGETIRKSMDILIALGDIYGAERFVDIKSAQVSGVSYKTIGQAGLEYLEDLARTAEIIYNENGTISDKSGIATISATLNPAGTDLDNWEDFGFPADFAKKQVDICNAYGLLGISTTCTCTPYLIGNVPRFGDHVSWSESSAVAYVNSVIGARTNREGGPGALAAAIVGKTPLYGFHLDENRNSNLLVDVECELERADFGALGYTVGQVVKDGVPYFKMQNKAWNISNDNLKALGAALASSGAVALYHVEDITPEYKNADISNVGEKIRITKEDIINTREKLSTAEGYGDLVCLGCPHASLEEIKELAEIVKGKKIKNELWVCTSINIKEAAKRLGYIEQIEDAGGKICCDTCMVVAPIEEMGYEVIGVNSAKAANYVPSMCGLKVIYNDIENLLDFE; encoded by the coding sequence ATGTTTTTAACTAAAGAAGAAGAAAAGATGGCTAATGGGGAATATGGTGAAACCATTAGGAAAAGTATGGATATTTTAATTGCTTTAGGAGATATTTATGGTGCAGAAAGATTTGTTGATATTAAATCTGCACAAGTATCTGGTGTATCTTATAAAACTATAGGTCAAGCAGGTCTTGAATATCTTGAAGATTTAGCTCGTACTGCTGAAATTATTTATAATGAAAATGGTACAATCAGTGATAAAAGTGGAATTGCAACTATATCTGCAACACTCAACCCTGCTGGAACTGACCTCGATAATTGGGAAGACTTTGGTTTCCCAGCAGATTTTGCAAAAAAACAAGTAGATATTTGTAATGCTTATGGTCTGCTTGGAATAAGTACCACTTGTACTTGTACTCCTTATTTAATTGGAAATGTTCCAAGATTTGGTGATCATGTTTCTTGGTCTGAATCTTCTGCAGTTGCTTATGTAAATTCTGTAATTGGGGCTAGAACTAATCGTGAAGGAGGTCCCGGAGCATTAGCTGCAGCTATTGTTGGTAAAACTCCTTTATATGGTTTTCATTTAGATGAAAATAGAAATTCTAATCTTTTAGTTGATGTAGAATGTGAACTTGAAAGAGCTGATTTCGGTGCTTTAGGTTATACAGTTGGCCAAGTTGTTAAAGATGGAGTTCCTTACTTTAAAATGCAAAATAAAGCATGGAATATTTCTAATGATAATTTAAAAGCTCTTGGTGCAGCACTTGCATCTTCTGGTGCAGTAGCATTATATCATGTAGAAGACATCACTCCAGAGTATAAAAATGCAGATATTTCCAATGTTGGAGAGAAGATTAGAATTACTAAAGAAGATATTATAAATACTCGAGAAAAGCTCTCTACAGCTGAGGGATATGGAGACCTTGTTTGTTTAGGTTGCCCACATGCTTCTTTAGAGGAGATTAAAGAATTGGCAGAGATTGTTAAAGGTAAAAAGATTAAAAATGAACTTTGGGTCTGTACTTCTATTAATATTAAAGAAGCTGCTAAACGTTTAGGATACATTGAACAAATCGAAGATGCAGGAGGTAAGATTTGTTGTGATACTTGTATGGTAGTTGCTCCAATAGAAGAAATGGGTTATGAAGTTATTGGGGTTAATTCTGCAAAAGCAGCTAATTATGTACCTTCAATGTGTGGTTTAAAAGTTATTTATAATGATATAGAAAACTTATTAGACTTTGAATAG